The following coding sequences are from one Frigoribacterium sp. Leaf415 window:
- a CDS encoding acyl-CoA dehydrogenase family protein: MPAPKPASASDPTRASWSPDELLPDGLLERFRGRAAGHDRENTFPHDDLAELRERGYLRAFVPTDRGGAGLGLEQVASLQSRLATAAPATALAVNMHLVWTGCAAVLQARGDDSLDLVLEDAAHDEVFAFGVSEPGNDLVLSDSTTSAEPTGDGGFRFTGTKVSTSLSPVWTRLGVFGRDDSDRDAPTLVHGFVHRDQPGHASLGDWDTIGMRATQSHTTRLTGVEVPASRIVRRMPVGPSADPFLFAVFAVFETTVAAVYRGIARRALELAVESALGTSSRRAGGAARALDPVVRWRVADAGLAVDGLEPQVDQVARDVDALVDHGADWPRLVVGLKTRATETARAVVEQAVTVAGGSSYRSSSELGRLQRDVLAGRFHPSSTDSAHATIAAALLGPGA; encoded by the coding sequence GTGCCCGCACCGAAGCCCGCCTCCGCGTCCGACCCGACCCGCGCCTCCTGGTCGCCCGACGAGCTGCTGCCCGACGGGCTGCTCGAACGCTTCCGGGGGCGGGCCGCGGGCCACGACCGCGAGAACACGTTCCCCCACGACGACCTCGCCGAGCTGCGCGAACGCGGCTACCTGCGGGCCTTCGTCCCGACCGACCGAGGAGGCGCGGGTCTCGGACTCGAGCAGGTCGCGTCCCTGCAGTCGCGCCTCGCGACCGCGGCCCCGGCGACCGCGCTGGCGGTCAACATGCACCTGGTCTGGACCGGGTGCGCGGCCGTGCTGCAGGCCCGGGGCGACGACTCGCTGGACCTCGTCCTGGAGGACGCCGCGCACGACGAGGTCTTCGCCTTCGGGGTGAGCGAGCCCGGCAACGACCTCGTCCTGTCCGACTCGACGACCTCGGCCGAGCCCACGGGCGACGGCGGCTTCCGGTTCACGGGCACGAAGGTCTCCACGTCGCTCTCGCCGGTCTGGACGCGCCTCGGGGTCTTCGGACGGGACGACTCCGACCGAGACGCGCCGACCCTGGTCCACGGGTTCGTGCACCGCGACCAGCCGGGCCATGCCTCACTCGGGGACTGGGACACGATCGGCATGCGGGCGACACAGAGCCACACGACCCGGCTCACCGGGGTCGAGGTGCCCGCCTCGCGCATCGTCCGTCGAATGCCCGTGGGCCCGAGCGCCGACCCGTTCCTCTTCGCCGTCTTCGCCGTGTTCGAGACGACCGTCGCCGCCGTGTACCGGGGCATCGCCCGCCGGGCCCTCGAGCTCGCCGTCGAGTCGGCCCTCGGGACGTCCTCGCGTCGCGCCGGGGGAGCGGCCCGCGCGCTCGACCCGGTCGTCCGGTGGCGCGTCGCCGACGCCGGGCTGGCGGTCGACGGGCTCGAACCCCAGGTGGACCAGGTCGCCCGGGACGTCGACGCGCTCGTCGACCACGGGGCGGACTGGCCGAGGCTCGTGGTCGGACTGAAGACGCGCGCGACCGAGACGGCCCGCGCGGTGGTCGAGCAGGCGGTCACGGTCGCCGGGGGCTCGTCGTACCGGTCGTCCTCCGAACTCGGACGCCTGCAACGCGACGTCCTCGCCGGCCGCTTCCACCCCTCGAGCACCGACTCGGCGCACGCCACGATCGCCGCCGCGCTGCTCGGACCGGGGGCCTGA
- a CDS encoding SGNH/GDSL hydrolase family protein produces the protein MSQQHPWSRYVALGDSFTEGIGDPEERSPGGHRGWADRVAEVLGSSTEDFAYANLAVRGRLLKQIDDEQSEAALALRPDLISVSAGGNDIIRPGTDPDEVAARFEGLVERLRSDGATVVVFTGPDIGLTPVLGRLRGKVAIYNEHVHAIALRHDAVVADMWALRQLVDPRMWAPDRLHFSPLGHHTIARMVLQALAVENDLAPFAPEPLERRPWRSARADDMGWAREYLVPWVVRRIRHQSSGDFIQAKRPDAVTMVYRDDA, from the coding sequence ATGAGTCAGCAACACCCGTGGTCCCGTTACGTCGCCCTCGGCGACTCGTTCACCGAGGGGATCGGTGACCCCGAGGAGCGCTCCCCCGGGGGCCACCGGGGGTGGGCCGACCGCGTCGCCGAGGTGCTCGGCTCCTCGACCGAGGACTTCGCCTACGCGAACCTCGCCGTCCGGGGACGGCTGCTGAAGCAGATCGACGACGAGCAGTCCGAGGCCGCGCTCGCCCTGCGACCCGACCTCATCTCGGTCTCGGCCGGGGGCAACGACATCATCCGGCCCGGCACCGACCCGGACGAGGTCGCCGCACGCTTCGAGGGGCTCGTCGAACGGCTGCGATCCGACGGCGCCACGGTCGTGGTCTTCACCGGGCCGGACATCGGCCTCACCCCCGTCCTCGGTCGCCTCCGCGGCAAGGTGGCGATCTACAACGAGCACGTCCACGCCATCGCGCTGCGGCACGACGCCGTGGTGGCGGACATGTGGGCGTTGCGTCAGCTCGTCGATCCACGGATGTGGGCACCCGACCGGCTGCACTTCAGCCCTCTCGGCCACCACACGATCGCGCGGATGGTCCTGCAGGCCCTCGCGGTCGAGAACGACCTCGCCCCCTTCGCGCCCGAGCCGCTCGAGCGTCGACCGTGGCGCAGCGCCCGGGCCGACGACATGGGCTGGGCCCGCGAGTACCTCGTGCCCTGGGTCGTGCGCCGCATCCGGCACCAGTCGTCGGGCGACTTCATCCAGGCAAAGCGGCCGGACGCCGTCACGATGGTCTACCGCGACGACGCCTGA